A region of the Leptospira levettii genome:
GGAACAATAGTTTGGGGGATATTAAGTTTACCGGTTCCTTCTTATGTTGATCTAACCAATAATAATTTGCCTTTCTTTTCAGATGGTTTTTTGTTTGGAACCGATCGATTGGGGAGGAATAATTTAGCTTTGTTTTGTTATGGATCGATGTCAACAATACTCATCGTTGTTCCGGCAAGATTACTCACGATATTATTTTCTTTTTTGGTCTCAACATTAACTTTGATTTTTCCAAAACGATCTGATTTTTTTCTTTCGGGTTTTGTTTCTGTTTCACTTGCGATTCCTTCCTTATTGTCTGCATTAATCGTGATCAGTATTCTTCCAAACAATCCAGTGTCGATTATGATCGCAATTTTAGTATCTGATTGGGCAGTGGTTTACGAATCACTAACTGCGAAAATCAGAGAGATTCAAACGAGTCCATATATTGCGGCATCTCTCTGTTTTGGTGCAAAACCTTTTCATCTGATTTTTCTACATTATCTTCCTGCGCTTCGGAGTATGTTTCAGTTTTTATTCTTTTCTGGATTACCTACAGTTGTCATGACGACAGCTCTATTTTCTTATTTGGGAATCCAAACTTCGGTAGGTGACACGGGGCCAGGATTGGGGGAACAAATCTCATTTTCAAAAGATTATTTCGATAAGTCTCCATTTTCCGTTTTGCTTCCCATCATCGCTATTTTAACTTTGGTTTATTCATTGGGGTCCCGCAATCAAAAACATGAAACATAAAATTTCTGCTGCATTGCTCATTATGGGACTACTTGGAAATACTCTCCCATTATTTTCCATTGATGAGTATTATAATTTTCCTAGTCAATCTTACAAAGGTGCAGTTACTTTTGAATCTAGTAGAAATCTTTGTATTTTCCCTTTTATTGCAATTAAGGAAGATGCGAGTAAAGAATATCTAATGAAAGGAATTCCTTCCGTTTTACTTTCTGAACTTAGAAATTTAGAAAATAAACTTGTAGAATATCCTAGAAAGAATATCATTTATCATTCTTTTGGTGAAAATCCTGTGTTGACCTTACAAGAAAAAATTGATTCAGAGTCTCCAAATGTAAAAAGAAAAAAGAAAGAGATAAGCGACGAAAAAGACTTAGAAGATGTAAGAATCGGGAAAAAACAAGTTTCTCCTGAAAAAGATCCCCGGTATATCAAGATTGCGATCAAACAGATGTGGGATAAAAAGCCATTGCGTGTTGATGAGGTATATGGAACTGCATCTAAATATGGTTGTGATTACCTTCTTTTTGGCTCGTACGAAGTGATTGAGAATTCACTTCGTACGAAAGTTTATTTGTTCGATGATTATGAAGGGAAAACAATTCCTTTTGAGCACCAAACGTCCGTAATCCGGGCATACCAAGAAATGGGTCCACTTGGTGAATCCATAAAAGAAAAATTGCAAGGAAAAGAGACAACTTCGTTCAGTTTGACTGCAAACGGAGAAGAGGGTGCCTTAGTCTATTTAGATGGAATTTATTTAGGAAAAACTCCACTTGCCGAGAAAAAGTTTCCAATTGGGAGACGATCATTATTTCTTTTTAAAGAAGGATTTCATCCTTATAAGTCGGAAGTCATTCTTGAAAAAGGGAAAAAATTCGAAGTCGATGTTAAACTTTCTTTAAAGTTGAGTAGTTCTTATATTTCAGTCACTTCCAATGTTGAATCAGATGTTTACTTAGGGATTCAATACTTGGGAAAAACACCGATACAGCGGTTGTCCATACCAGCAGGTATGAACCGACTCCGATTATCAAAAGAAGGATATGTCGATGCTTTTCGTTCTATTGATGCAATCGAAAACGAAGAAACTTCTTTGGATGTTCAAATGCGCGAAGGTCAGTCTGACGTATATTATAAGAATAAACAAAATGTATTTCTCGATCATACCTATAAAGATTTTACGACTTATTCTCTGTATGGTGCGTTATTATTTTATGCAAGTTATGCATATTTAAATTATGCATCTAGGCAAGCTTATTCGGGAGCACGATCTCAAGTAACTTTGACAAATGCGATTGCGATTAGATCCTTTTATGAAAATAATCCAAATGAATTCTTTTTTTGGTATTCCACACAAAATCAAGTGATCGATAATGCAGAATCAAAAGCAAAAAATTTAAAACGTATTGCAGGAACTTTGCCAACAGAAAATCGAAGGGATAGGCAATTGGTAGCTGGACCAATGGTGATTTTAATGGGTCTTATGCTTGTCTCTGCTGCTACCTTTTACTATTTAGGATTAGATAAGGAAACAATCGAAATTGGATATTTGCCAATCAACCCAGCATATGCTAACCATGGTCAGTCGGCAATGGAAGGTTATAGTTACATGCAATTCCATCTTCGTTATTAAAAGTATACCTTAAATGAATTCAGTTTCTTCGAGAATTCATTGATTCATCTTATTTATGAATCATTATTAGGAGTTAAATCTAAGTTTGTGAGTCAATTTGAGTTCAAAATCCTGTCCTCTCATGATCATGAATTAATTTCACTCATTACAAATTGGTATCATGAAGAGTGGAAAATTCCTTTAGATAAATCTTTTGCTAAGATAAAATCGGTGCTGAGTGATGAAACACAGTTACAGATTATTATGACAATTGATTCCGTTCCAATTGCAACAGGAGGTATTTACCATCATGTTGGTCTTTTGGACCATCAGCCAAAGTTTAAAATTCATAAACACTGGTTAGGTTTGGTATATACAATTCCTGAGATGCGACGAAACGGGTAT
Encoded here:
- a CDS encoding PEGA domain-containing protein — encoded protein: MKHKISAALLIMGLLGNTLPLFSIDEYYNFPSQSYKGAVTFESSRNLCIFPFIAIKEDASKEYLMKGIPSVLLSELRNLENKLVEYPRKNIIYHSFGENPVLTLQEKIDSESPNVKRKKKEISDEKDLEDVRIGKKQVSPEKDPRYIKIAIKQMWDKKPLRVDEVYGTASKYGCDYLLFGSYEVIENSLRTKVYLFDDYEGKTIPFEHQTSVIRAYQEMGPLGESIKEKLQGKETTSFSLTANGEEGALVYLDGIYLGKTPLAEKKFPIGRRSLFLFKEGFHPYKSEVILEKGKKFEVDVKLSLKLSSSYISVTSNVESDVYLGIQYLGKTPIQRLSIPAGMNRLRLSKEGYVDAFRSIDAIENEETSLDVQMREGQSDVYYKNKQNVFLDHTYKDFTTYSLYGALLFYASYAYLNYASRQAYSGARSQVTLTNAIAIRSFYENNPNEFFFWYSTQNQVIDNAESKAKNLKRIAGTLPTENRRDRQLVAGPMVILMGLMLVSAATFYYLGLDKETIEIGYLPINPAYANHGQSAMEGYSYMQFHLRY
- a CDS encoding ABC transporter permease subunit, with product MLLNSIRILFFGTIVWGILSLPVPSYVDLTNNNLPFFSDGFLFGTDRLGRNNLALFCYGSMSTILIVVPARLLTILFSFLVSTLTLIFPKRSDFFLSGFVSVSLAIPSLLSALIVISILPNNPVSIMIAILVSDWAVVYESLTAKIREIQTSPYIAASLCFGAKPFHLIFLHYLPALRSMFQFLFFSGLPTVVMTTALFSYLGIQTSVGDTGPGLGEQISFSKDYFDKSPFSVLLPIIAILTLVYSLGSRNQKHET
- a CDS encoding GNAT family N-acetyltransferase, which codes for MIHLIYESLLGVKSKFVSQFEFKILSSHDHELISLITNWYHEEWKIPLDKSFAKIKSVLSDETQLQIIMTIDSVPIATGGIYHHVGLLDHQPKFKIHKHWLGLVYTIPEMRRNGYGALLCEQLEFLAKQRRFSELYLFSDTAVDLYARLGWEKVEMVPLGSRLVTVMKKIMNE